A single genomic interval of Zunongwangia sp. HGR-M22 harbors:
- a CDS encoding response regulator: MNNAAILIIDDEPQIRRLLQINLESNDYKVLQANTAKEGLLMAAHHLPDLILLDIGLPDKSGHQVLQELRQWFNNPILILSVQDSENDIVGALDNGATDYLTKPFRTGELLARIRSAIRNNHTSDNNTTVTTGDIFIDFVSRTVKVRESLVKLTSTEYDLLFLLAKNEGKVLTHQYLLKKVWGQSFQLQTQYLRVFMGSLRKKIEANPNHPKHIITESGIGYRFQ; this comes from the coding sequence ATGAATAATGCTGCAATTTTAATCATAGATGACGAACCTCAAATTCGTAGATTGTTGCAAATAAACTTAGAAAGTAATGACTATAAAGTTTTGCAGGCAAATACGGCTAAAGAAGGATTGTTGATGGCGGCGCATCATTTGCCAGATTTAATATTATTAGACATAGGTTTACCAGATAAATCAGGACATCAGGTACTACAGGAACTAAGGCAGTGGTTTAATAATCCTATATTAATTCTTTCCGTTCAGGATAGCGAAAATGATATTGTTGGAGCATTAGACAATGGAGCGACCGATTATTTAACCAAACCTTTCCGTACGGGAGAGCTATTAGCTCGTATACGTTCTGCAATTCGTAATAATCATACTAGCGATAATAATACGACAGTAACAACGGGCGATATTTTTATAGATTTTGTATCCAGAACTGTAAAGGTTCGAGAGAGTTTAGTTAAACTGACTTCAACTGAATATGATTTACTTTTTCTTTTGGCTAAAAATGAAGGTAAAGTTTTAACGCATCAATATTTATTAAAAAAAGTATGGGGTCAAAGTTTTCAATTACAAACACAATATTTAAGAGTATTTATGGGTAGTCTGCGTAAAAAAATTGAAGCTAATCCAAATCATCCAAAGCATATTATAACTGAAAGTGGTATTGGATACCGATTTCAGTAA
- a CDS encoding sensor histidine kinase produces the protein MRSVYSKKISLNQQYVIGISIILLAFFTSYFFQDFMGYKVVALILLLAVSLTAVIFSIFPVLVCALLSALILNFFFIPPFYTFKINSAEDLLLFIMYLLIAMINGVLTIKIRQFEDKKRDEEEKEKTIALYNTLLNSLSHELRTPISTIIGSVDTIVINEEKLSKEIIQSLYDEIATAGHRLNRQVENLLNMSRLDAGMLKPTFDWVDVNELIFKVINENTEKPDDPQVFFEANENVDLVLIDGGFLEMILYNLIHNAIRHTPKNSNILVLSNYNDGRLIIDISDNGFGFPKDEINRVFDKFYKISGTATGGTGLGLSIVKGFTEALNGKIILENIQIGGAHFHIEIPAQRSTLEMEENE, from the coding sequence GTGCGTTCGGTTTATAGTAAAAAAATCAGTCTCAATCAGCAATATGTTATCGGTATTTCGATAATACTATTAGCGTTTTTTACGTCATACTTTTTTCAAGATTTCATGGGCTACAAAGTGGTAGCTCTTATACTATTATTGGCTGTTTCGCTTACGGCTGTAATTTTTAGTATATTTCCGGTATTGGTTTGTGCATTGCTGAGTGCACTTATCCTAAATTTTTTCTTCATTCCTCCCTTTTATACTTTTAAAATCAATTCGGCTGAAGATTTATTGTTATTTATAATGTACCTCCTTATAGCCATGATTAACGGTGTGCTCACAATTAAAATTAGACAATTCGAGGATAAAAAAAGAGATGAAGAAGAAAAAGAGAAAACAATAGCACTTTACAATACCTTGCTCAATTCTTTATCTCATGAGCTTAGAACTCCGATATCAACCATAATAGGTTCGGTAGATACTATAGTCATAAATGAAGAAAAATTATCTAAAGAAATTATCCAATCGCTATATGATGAAATCGCAACAGCGGGACATCGGTTAAATCGTCAAGTTGAAAATTTACTCAATATGAGCCGCTTGGATGCAGGAATGTTAAAACCAACTTTTGACTGGGTAGATGTAAATGAACTTATTTTTAAAGTAATTAATGAAAATACAGAAAAACCAGATGATCCACAAGTTTTTTTCGAGGCCAACGAAAATGTTGATTTGGTTTTAATTGATGGCGGTTTTCTGGAAATGATATTGTATAACCTTATCCATAATGCTATTCGGCACACACCTAAAAATTCAAATATTCTTGTTTTAAGTAATTACAACGATGGTAGGTTAATTATTGATATTTCTGATAACGGATTTGGTTTTCCTAAAGATGAAATTAATCGGGTATTTGATAAGTTTTATAAAATAAGTGGTACGGCGACAGGGGGTACAGGTTTAGGCCTTTCTATAGTGAAAGGATTTACAGAAGCGCTGAATGGAAAAATTATCTTAGAAAATATACAAATAGGTGGTGCACATTTTCATATTGAAATACCTGCCCAAAGATCAACCCTAGAAATGGAAGAAAATGAATAA